The following nucleotide sequence is from Luteibaculum oceani.
TCCGTAGGAGATTTCTTAGATTCTGCTTTTGTTCAATTAATATATCCACCTACTAACGATGATGTTTGCGATGCTATAAACGTTGCTGTTGGTTCTTTCTATAATGGAGACAATACCGCTGCTACCGTTGAGGTAGGCGAGTTATCCAGTTTGGTAATTCCAACTAACGAAGACTGTGAAAGCACGGAAGGCTGGTGCCTGTCTGATGGTATTAATGCTTCGGTATGGCACAAGTTTACGGTACCAAGCTCAGGAGCCGTATTCATAAATCTTTATTCAGATGATTTTGATGCACAGCTTGCCGTTTTCGAGGCGGTGGATTGTGGAGATTTTGACAGCTTCACCTTAGTAGCCGCTAATGACGATATCTCTGTTTCTGGAGGTAATACCGACTCTGAACTTCGTTTAGGTTGTTTAACTCCTGGTGAAGTTCTGTATGTTCTGGTGGACGCAAACCATATGGCAGGTGGAACGGAATTAGAAGGGTTATATAGCTTAACTATCGCCCCTGAAACAGGCGGAGCAATGGTAGTGTCCGGATTGGAGACCAATCCAAATACGGAAATCTCCAACGATGGTTCAATCGATGTGTCTGTTTCTGGAGGATTTGCCCCATATAGCTACAGTTGGGTAGACAACGGAATGGCAAGTACCGTAACAAGTCAGGATAGATTTAATTTAGATGAAGGAGAGTATAACGTTACGGTTACCGATGATTGTGGATTAACCGCATCTAAAACATTTACTCTGGTAAGAAATAGAATTTCTTACGATGATGCTTGTTCTGCTTTCCTATTACCAGTTGACAATACCAATAGGGTGTTCTCTAACGAAGGTGCTACGCTTCAAGTAGGTGAGTTAGCAATTCAGCCGCAAACAAATGGTGGGTGTTATTCTGACACCGCTTGGTGTTCGGGTGATGGATTGGATGCAAGTATTTGGTTTAAATTCTATGCTCCAGCCTCTGGTAAAGCTATAATTGACCTATGTAACAATGGTAACAATGGATTTGATTCTCAATTGGCAGTATACAAGGCTACATCGTGCTCAAATTTTGCAACCTATCAATTAATAGCTGCAAATGACGATGCAGATGGTTGTGCGCTTGGTTCTAAATTATCACTTAAAGACCTAGACCCATGTGCTGTATACATGATTCTTATCGATCCAGATGATAATGGAAGAGGTGATGTTGGAATTAAAATTTCAGATCCTGACAGAAGTATATATGCTGGTAAAGACGTAGTAAGAACCGCTTGTTTAGAAGAAAAACAAATCAATCTTACCTCTTTGCTTGCTGGCAATGTTACACCAGGTGGAAGTTTTGCTGAAATAACCAGCAGCGGTCACTTATCTGGAAGCATCTTTGACATAACTGCTGCAGGAGTGGGTACTTATAAGTTTGAGTATACTGTTAGCTCCGATTGTTTTGGAGAATTTGCAGCAAAGGATAAGGCAGTAATCACTGTGAATGTGGTTAAGTGTACCGGCATCCAAGATCAAAATGCTGAGTTAGGCTTTACCCTTGCACCAAACCCTGCAGAGGAATTGGTTGAGGTAAGCATTGCCAATTCTGCTGGAATTAAGGCTATAGAGATTACAGACTATACAGGTAAGAAATTAATGTGGTTGGATAAAGTTTTTCAAAATGGAACAACCCAGCATATAGATATTTCTGAGTTGCCTTCTGGAGTTTATCTGATTAAACTTCACGGCAACCTGTCTGGAGTGCAGAAGCTTATTAAGAAGTAATAGCTAACTAAATAAATGCAAAATAAAAGCGGGGTTTTCCCCGCTTTTTTATTTTAGGCAAATGAATAAGGTCCTATTAAAACAGTGGATACAAGATCACCAATTAGATTTGAAGCCTCCAGTAGGTAATAAGGTGATTGTGGATAACGAGGATATGCTGGTTATGGCCGTAGGTGGCCCGAATGCAAGACTTGATTATCACTACAACGAGACCCCAGAGTTTTTCTATCAAATTAAAGGCGACCTGCATCTTCATTTGCAGGTGAATGGAGTGCATAAAGAGGTAATTCTCGGAGATGAAGAATTATTTCTCCTGGATGCAAGAGTTCCTCACTTACCTCAAAGATCTGCCGGCTCTATTGGATTGGTAATAGAGTTAAAAAGAAATGAAAATCAAAAGGATGGCCTTTTATGGTTCTGTCCGAAATGCAATTCCAAGGTTTACGAAGAATATTTTGGTTTAAAGGATATAGAAAAGGACTTTCATGCCGTTTTTAACAAGTTCTATAATAGCGAAGCGTTAAGAACTTGTAAGAATTGTGGTGCAGTTCATCCAAAGCCTTAAGTAGTTATTTTGGAATAGCTATTTTTGCAGCAAATTTCCATTATGTCCGACGCGTTAAAGCACGAATGTGGTATCGCTCTTTTAAAGCTTAAAAAGCCACTCCAATTTTATTACGAAAAGTATGGTACCTCTTTCTATGGTCTCAATAAAATGTACCTGCTTATGGAGAAGCAGCACAACCGCGGACAAGATGGAGCTGGATTGGCGAACATCAAGTTTGATATTAAACCAGGACACCGATACATCAGTAGAAAGCGATCTAATCTTGCTCAGCCCATCAAGGATATATTCTCTTCTATTCAAGAGGAGTTTGCAGAGTTAGAGCGCACCGATCCAGATAAATTAAAGAATCCAAATTGGTTAAAGGAACACTTACCCTTTACTGGTGAGCTTTTCCTAGGTCACCTTCGCTATGGAACTTTCGGAAGAAATTCCATAGAATCTTGTCACCCCTTTTTAAGACAGAACAATTGGATGACTCGCAATTTGGTCTTGGCAGGAAACTTCAACCTAACCAACGTAGACGAGTTATTCGGAAAGTTATTGGAACTAGGTCAGCATCCAAAGGAGTATGCCGATACGGTAACAGTACTTGAGAAAATTGGGCACTTCCTAGACACCGAGAACGATAAACTTTTCGCTCAGTTTAAGGAAAAAGGACACTCTAATCAGGAAATTAGCCGTCTAATCGCCAACGAATTGGATGTAAAACGTATTCTTCACAAAGCTTCCGAGGATTTTGATGGTGGTTATGTAATGGCGGGATTATTAGGGCATGGAGATGCTTTTGTATTAAGAGACCCAAACGGAATTAGACCTTGCCATTATTACGAGGACGATGAAATCGCTGTGGTTACTTCGGAGAGACCCGTTATCCAAACTGCCTTTAACGTTAAGTACGAAGACATCAAGGAGCTGGAGCCAGGATGTGCCATTATCCTCAAAAAGAAAGGTGACCTACAAGTTGAGCGAATCAATCCAGCTGGGGAAAAGAAATCCTGCTCATTCGAAAGAATTTATTTTTCAAGAGGTTCTGATAAAGAGATTTATGGCGAAAGAAAAAAGTTAGGAGAACTTCTAGCCGACCGTATTTTAAAAAGTGTAGATTTTGATGTAGACCACTCTGTATTTTCCTTTATTCCAAACACAGCGGAGATCGCCTTTTATGGAATGATAAAAGGTTTGGAAAACAAGGTTGTGGCAAATAATATCGAAAGATTATTAAAAAGTGGTTCGGATTTAAACAAAGATTTACTATTGAAGGAGCTTGCTCCCAAGGTAAGAATCGAAAAGGTAGCCATCAAAGACGCTAAGCTTAGAACCTTTATTTCATCGGACGAAGGAAGAAAAGACCTAGTATCTCACGTATACGATATTACCTACAATTCCATACAGCCAGGTAAGGATAATTTGGTGGTAATAGATGACTCTATTGTAAGAGGTACCACTTTAAAGGAATCCATTCTTAGAATACTCGATCGACTTGAACCAAAGAAGATCGTAGTGGTTTCTAGCGCGCCAATGATCTGTTACCCAGATTGTTACGGGATTGACATGGCGCGATTAGGTGATTTTGTTGCCTTCCAGGCAGCCGTAGAACTTCTAAAGGATAAGGGTCAGCATCACATTTTAGAGGAGACCTATAAACAGTGTTTAGAGGAGGTTCAATTACCGAAAGAGAAAGTTGTAAACCGCGTAAAACAAATTTATGCGCCTCATACTCAGGCTGAAATGGAAGCCAAGATCTCTGAAATATTAAAACCTATTGGACAAAAATCGGAGGTAGAAATTATCTTCCAAAGTGTCGAAAAACTACACGAGGCTTGTCCAAATAGTAAAGGAGACTGGTATTTTACTGGAGATTATCCAACTCCTGGAGGTAATAAAGTGGT
It contains:
- a CDS encoding 3-hydroxyanthranilate 3,4-dioxygenase, translated to MNKVLLKQWIQDHQLDLKPPVGNKVIVDNEDMLVMAVGGPNARLDYHYNETPEFFYQIKGDLHLHLQVNGVHKEVILGDEELFLLDARVPHLPQRSAGSIGLVIELKRNENQKDGLLWFCPKCNSKVYEEYFGLKDIEKDFHAVFNKFYNSEALRTCKNCGAVHPKP
- a CDS encoding amidophosphoribosyltransferase — protein: MSDALKHECGIALLKLKKPLQFYYEKYGTSFYGLNKMYLLMEKQHNRGQDGAGLANIKFDIKPGHRYISRKRSNLAQPIKDIFSSIQEEFAELERTDPDKLKNPNWLKEHLPFTGELFLGHLRYGTFGRNSIESCHPFLRQNNWMTRNLVLAGNFNLTNVDELFGKLLELGQHPKEYADTVTVLEKIGHFLDTENDKLFAQFKEKGHSNQEISRLIANELDVKRILHKASEDFDGGYVMAGLLGHGDAFVLRDPNGIRPCHYYEDDEIAVVTSERPVIQTAFNVKYEDIKELEPGCAIILKKKGDLQVERINPAGEKKSCSFERIYFSRGSDKEIYGERKKLGELLADRILKSVDFDVDHSVFSFIPNTAEIAFYGMIKGLENKVVANNIERLLKSGSDLNKDLLLKELAPKVRIEKVAIKDAKLRTFISSDEGRKDLVSHVYDITYNSIQPGKDNLVVIDDSIVRGTTLKESILRILDRLEPKKIVVVSSAPMICYPDCYGIDMARLGDFVAFQAAVELLKDKGQHHILEETYKQCLEEVQLPKEKVVNRVKQIYAPHTQAEMEAKISEILKPIGQKSEVEIIFQSVEKLHEACPNSKGDWYFTGDYPTPGGNKVVNRAFINYFEGNNQRAY